The Rhodopseudomonas palustris genome window below encodes:
- a CDS encoding DUF1522 domain-containing protein produces MSGIVLSNAVRQNLSSLQATADLLATTQSRLSSGKKVNTALDNPTNFFTAASLDSRASDINNLLDGIGNGVQILQAANTGITSLNKLVDSAKSIANQALQTVAGYATKSNVSATISGATADDLRGTQSFSNAVASSNVVFDGTAGGTTTASATDLLGGVAVSIAAATAVNVVGAADNTALGSALTIGTASGSATGASKISDLTNGLTATATGPASGDAITVNGKTITFVTAGTAKADSEGNYTIGLDQDLTALTKTIDAMNNNTSNASAVTAGKLELHSGTTSPLTISDNAGGAVLAKLGLGNQTDKTTFKVDTAAATSAAANISGSTQLFNSHGGLSSTAIADGTTLSVNGKTITFKTSDAPQGNNIASGTGVLGRIGTDGNGNSTIYLGDQSNFTNATVGDVLTAIDLANGVKSATISNGVATISTSAGQTPSSVSGGIVTINSSSGADLNLTGPTDLLKNLGLTTATGSGPLTLTKQRTTDGTTLGTLIADGSTLNVNGHTITFKNAAVPSASASHTGISGNVETDGNGNSTVYLQKGTLDDVLKAVDLATGVRKATLGNAGAVISTASGAANSSITSGMLKLSTGLQSDLSITGTGNAMSALGLTGPSGTDSSFSATRGASAGSLNGKTLSFTSFNGGAGVNVTFGDGTNGTVKSLAQLNVALAANNMSASIDNATGKLTISTSNDYASHTMGGNEGGVLGGTALTTLTFTTPQAPVADVNAQNTRAGLVKQFNDILNQIKTTAQDASFNGVNLLNGDNLKLVFNETGKSTISIQGVTFDPTGLGLSNLASGVDFIDNNATNAVLSKLSTASTTLRSQASAFGSNLSVVQARQDFSKSLINVLQTGSANLTLADTNEEAANSQALSTRQSIAVSALSLANQSQQGVLQLLR; encoded by the coding sequence ATGTCCGGTATCGTTCTTTCCAACGCCGTCCGCCAAAATCTTTCTTCGCTCCAGGCCACGGCTGACTTGCTCGCCACCACCCAAAGCCGTCTCTCGTCCGGCAAGAAGGTGAACACGGCGCTCGATAATCCGACCAACTTCTTCACCGCTGCTTCGCTCGACAGCCGCGCCAGCGACATCAACAACCTCCTCGATGGCATCGGCAACGGCGTGCAGATCCTGCAGGCCGCCAACACCGGTATCACCTCGCTGAACAAGCTGGTGGACAGTGCCAAGTCGATCGCCAACCAGGCTCTGCAGACCGTCGCGGGCTACGCCACCAAGTCGAACGTGTCGGCGACCATCTCCGGCGCTACCGCTGACGACCTCCGCGGCACCCAGAGCTTCAGCAACGCCGTTGCGAGCAGCAACGTGGTGTTCGACGGCACCGCCGGCGGCACCACCACTGCCTCCGCCACCGACCTGCTGGGCGGCGTTGCCGTCAGCATCGCTGCGGCGACCGCCGTCAACGTCGTCGGTGCCGCCGACAACACCGCACTCGGCAGTGCGCTGACCATCGGCACTGCCAGCGGCTCGGCGACCGGCGCCAGCAAGATCAGCGATCTGACCAACGGTCTGACCGCCACAGCGACCGGACCTGCTTCCGGCGATGCGATCACCGTCAACGGCAAGACCATCACCTTCGTCACCGCTGGTACGGCGAAGGCGGACTCCGAAGGCAACTACACGATCGGCCTCGATCAGGACCTGACGGCCCTGACCAAGACCATCGATGCGATGAACAACAACACGAGCAACGCGTCGGCCGTCACCGCCGGCAAGCTGGAGCTGCATTCGGGCACCACCAGCCCGCTGACCATCAGCGACAATGCGGGCGGTGCGGTTCTTGCTAAGCTCGGACTAGGCAATCAGACTGACAAGACCACTTTCAAGGTCGACACCGCGGCAGCCACCAGCGCGGCGGCGAACATCTCGGGCTCGACCCAGCTGTTCAACAGCCACGGCGGTCTGTCCTCGACGGCGATTGCTGACGGCACCACGCTGTCGGTGAACGGCAAGACCATCACCTTCAAGACCTCCGATGCCCCGCAGGGTAACAACATTGCCTCCGGCACTGGCGTTCTCGGCCGCATCGGTACCGACGGCAACGGCAACTCGACGATCTATCTCGGCGATCAGAGCAACTTCACCAACGCGACCGTGGGTGACGTTCTGACTGCGATCGATCTCGCCAATGGCGTGAAGTCGGCCACGATCTCGAACGGCGTGGCGACGATCTCGACCAGCGCCGGCCAGACCCCGTCGTCTGTCTCCGGTGGCATCGTCACCATCAACAGCTCGTCGGGCGCCGACCTCAATCTGACCGGTCCGACCGATCTGCTCAAGAACCTCGGTCTGACCACTGCGACCGGCTCTGGCCCGCTGACCCTCACCAAGCAGCGCACCACCGACGGCACCACGCTGGGTACGCTGATCGCGGACGGCTCGACCCTGAACGTGAACGGCCACACCATCACGTTCAAGAACGCAGCGGTGCCGAGCGCCTCTGCATCGCACACCGGTATCTCCGGCAACGTCGAAACCGACGGCAACGGCAACTCGACGGTGTACCTGCAGAAGGGCACCCTCGACGACGTGCTGAAGGCGGTCGACCTCGCCACCGGCGTGCGTAAGGCGACCCTCGGCAATGCCGGCGCGGTGATCTCCACCGCGAGCGGTGCGGCCAACTCGTCGATCACCAGCGGCATGCTGAAGCTCTCGACTGGTCTGCAGTCCGACCTCAGCATCACCGGCACCGGCAACGCGATGTCAGCGCTCGGCCTGACCGGCCCGAGCGGCACCGACAGCTCGTTCTCCGCGACCCGCGGTGCGAGCGCCGGCAGCCTGAACGGCAAGACGCTGAGCTTCACCTCCTTCAACGGCGGTGCGGGCGTCAACGTCACCTTCGGTGATGGCACCAACGGCACCGTCAAGTCGCTGGCCCAGCTCAACGTCGCGCTGGCCGCCAACAACATGTCGGCGTCGATCGACAACGCCACCGGCAAGCTGACGATCTCGACCTCCAACGACTACGCTTCCCACACCATGGGCGGCAACGAAGGTGGCGTGCTCGGCGGTACTGCGCTGACCACGCTGACCTTCACGACGCCTCAGGCGCCGGTCGCGGACGTCAACGCGCAGAACACCCGCGCGGGCCTGGTCAAGCAGTTCAACGACATCCTGAACCAGATCAAGACCACGGCTCAGGATGCTTCGTTCAACGGCGTCAACCTGCTGAACGGCGACAACCTGAAGCTGGTGTTCAACGAAACCGGCAAGTCGACGATCTCGATCCAGGGCGTCACCTTCGATCCGACCGGCCTCGGTCTGTCGAATTTGGCCTCGGGCGTCGACTTCATCGACAACAACGCCACCAACGCCGTGCTGAGCAAGCTGAGCACCGCCTCAACCACGCTGCGGTCGCAGGCTTCGGCGTTCGGTTCGAACCTGTCGGTGGTGCAGGCGCGTCAGGACTTCTCGAAGAGCCTGATCAACGTGCTGCAGACCGGCTCGGCCAACCTGACGCTGGCTGACACCAACGAGGAAGCGGCGAACAGCCAGGCGCTGTCGACCCGCCAGTCGATCGCGGTGTCGGCGCTGTCGCTGGCCAACCAGTCGCAGCAGGGCGTCCTGCAGTTGCTGCGCTAA
- a CDS encoding flagellar biosynthesis repressor FlbT, whose product MPLTEMTEILAAKSPRRKGSSGLKITLKPFERIEIGGLTLVNGWTESSTFSIEGIAPVLRQANTIQEDRADTALRQVYLRLQKLYLRRDGATIESYLEAAERLLAEMPAAAQAVDKAGKAIADDRLYAALKVYRDLLDETDPGWSADESEPAPIKQGTREVQPSVEFVRDRRRYRAGQSRSHAG is encoded by the coding sequence ATGCCGTTGACCGAGATGACCGAAATCCTCGCCGCCAAGTCGCCGCGGCGGAAGGGGTCATCCGGACTGAAGATCACGTTGAAGCCGTTCGAGCGGATCGAAATCGGCGGTCTGACGCTGGTCAACGGATGGACGGAATCGTCGACGTTCTCGATCGAGGGCATTGCGCCGGTGCTGCGCCAGGCCAATACGATTCAGGAAGACCGCGCCGACACCGCTCTGAGGCAGGTGTATCTGCGGCTTCAGAAGCTTTATCTGCGCCGCGATGGCGCAACCATCGAATCCTATTTAGAAGCGGCAGAGCGCCTGCTGGCGGAGATGCCGGCGGCTGCGCAGGCCGTCGACAAGGCTGGCAAGGCGATCGCTGACGATCGGCTCTATGCCGCGCTGAAGGTGTATCGCGATCTGCTCGACGAGACCGATCCGGGTTGGTCGGCAGACGAGTCTGAACCGGCTCCGATCAAGCAGGGCACGCGCGAGGTTCAGCCCTCGGTCGAATTCGTCCGCGATCGTCGTCGCTATCGCGCGGGGCAGTCGCGCAGCCATGCAGGGTAG
- a CDS encoding helix-turn-helix transcriptional regulator gives MSDASRINDAVRVMVETLDAVSVHTVVLGGDGRCISISPCAETLLSNGSPLTVQMERLRRSKTSNAVAECPRLGGAVDIDHDLQPCIDCVTRRNASAPCSGSCAISITGPHDAAVHLRLTSIAAADQQALTGAAAMAVIRPLTVQHSVELLPDIAVLLTAAERDVATELLSGRRPAEIAQLRGVSIGTIRSQIKRIYAKLGVSGLVEFIARARR, from the coding sequence GTGAGTGATGCTTCTCGGATCAACGACGCTGTTCGCGTCATGGTCGAGACGCTCGACGCGGTGTCAGTTCACACCGTGGTGCTTGGCGGCGATGGGCGCTGCATCAGCATCTCGCCCTGCGCCGAGACGCTGCTGTCGAACGGATCACCGCTCACCGTCCAGATGGAGCGGCTGCGCCGCAGCAAGACCTCGAACGCGGTCGCCGAATGCCCGCGGCTCGGTGGCGCCGTCGACATCGACCACGATCTGCAGCCGTGTATCGACTGCGTCACGCGACGGAACGCCAGCGCGCCGTGCTCCGGCAGTTGCGCGATCTCGATCACCGGCCCACACGATGCCGCCGTCCATCTGCGGCTGACGTCGATCGCTGCCGCGGACCAGCAGGCTTTGACTGGTGCTGCCGCGATGGCGGTGATCCGGCCTTTGACGGTGCAGCATTCGGTGGAGCTACTGCCCGACATCGCCGTGCTACTCACCGCGGCGGAGCGCGACGTCGCAACCGAACTCCTTAGCGGCCGCCGGCCGGCCGAAATCGCGCAGCTTCGCGGCGTGTCGATCGGCACGATCCGATCGCAGATCAAGCGGATCTACGCCAAGCTCGGTGTCTCCGGCCTCGTCGAATTCATCGCCCGCGCGCGCCGCTAA
- a CDS encoding PepSY domain-containing protein, whose amino-acid sequence MRPALISAFGLILCLAQPPAAGWAAASSAPTAGPAAGEATSEEVQDGHKLDLVRAAPVTLRQALGIAEQRHPGTKSLRIETDLAAEGLIYRVRAARDGQVWESVVSADSGMIVSDHPSPPRKDADGDERAEMATLDAVGPGMSEAVAVAERSARGRAVLGELQIERGRLKFVIVVLAGDDFKEVVLEPPGARLRRPAPLRPGSSDQPHASGAKQPS is encoded by the coding sequence ATGCGTCCCGCGTTGATCTCCGCGTTTGGTCTCATCCTGTGCTTGGCACAGCCGCCGGCGGCCGGTTGGGCCGCAGCGTCCAGCGCACCGACGGCCGGTCCTGCAGCCGGCGAGGCAACCTCCGAGGAGGTGCAGGACGGGCATAAGCTCGATCTGGTGCGCGCCGCGCCGGTGACGCTGCGACAGGCGCTCGGCATTGCGGAGCAGCGCCATCCTGGCACCAAGAGCCTGCGGATCGAGACCGACCTCGCGGCCGAAGGGCTGATCTATCGGGTTCGCGCCGCGCGCGATGGCCAAGTGTGGGAGAGCGTGGTCTCCGCCGATTCCGGCATGATCGTCAGCGACCATCCGTCGCCGCCGCGGAAGGACGCCGATGGAGATGAGCGGGCCGAGATGGCGACGCTGGACGCGGTCGGACCTGGAATGTCCGAGGCGGTTGCGGTCGCCGAGCGTTCGGCGCGCGGCCGGGCCGTGCTCGGCGAGCTGCAGATCGAGCGGGGTCGGCTCAAATTCGTCATCGTGGTGCTAGCCGGGGACGACTTCAAAGAAGTGGTGCTCGAACCGCCCGGAGCGCGGTTGCGCCGGCCGGCGCCGCTCCGCCCGGGCAGCTCTGATCAACCGCACGCGTCGGGAGCCAAGCAGCCGTCATGA
- a CDS encoding helix-turn-helix transcriptional regulator yields the protein MLGSQLSKIIKGVGISALVIDRDGKILESSEETGAPATSKAKSKLGKSYFDACIRPDRHSLELLRGFKSLAEKSIDFFSTVSWREEAGERKHFLIVATPSEDDPDAIVVLHIDVSVLLGGRQELSALMIGQGAAAAAQAEAAMIGAVRGAIVEALAASHDRTPTLTIAKPPVEEHDVFSELTPSQLELLPYLASGKSNRQIAKERDMSEFTIKSQVAGIIQKLNVANRTQAALLAMRNSEALGMRRRA from the coding sequence ATGTTGGGATCGCAGCTCTCGAAGATCATCAAAGGGGTCGGTATCAGCGCCCTTGTGATTGATCGCGACGGCAAGATTCTCGAGTCCAGCGAAGAGACCGGCGCGCCCGCCACGTCGAAGGCGAAGAGCAAGCTCGGCAAGAGCTATTTCGATGCTTGCATTCGTCCGGATCGGCATTCGCTGGAGCTGCTCCGCGGCTTCAAGAGCCTCGCCGAGAAGAGCATCGACTTCTTCTCGACCGTCAGCTGGCGCGAGGAAGCCGGCGAGCGGAAACATTTTCTGATCGTCGCGACGCCGAGCGAAGATGATCCCGACGCGATCGTTGTGCTGCACATCGACGTGTCGGTGCTGCTCGGCGGCCGGCAGGAGCTGTCGGCGCTGATGATCGGGCAGGGCGCTGCCGCCGCGGCGCAGGCCGAAGCTGCGATGATCGGGGCGGTGCGCGGTGCCATCGTCGAGGCGCTCGCGGCCTCGCATGACCGCACGCCGACACTGACCATTGCCAAGCCGCCGGTCGAAGAGCACGACGTGTTCAGCGAGCTGACGCCGTCGCAACTGGAGCTGCTGCCTTATCTCGCCAGCGGCAAGAGCAATCGCCAGATTGCCAAAGAACGCGACATGAGCGAGTTCACCATCAAGTCGCAGGTGGCCGGCATCATCCAGAAGCTCAACGTCGCCAACCGGACCCAGGCGGCGCTGCTGGCGATGCGCAACAGTGAAGCGCTCGGCATGCGCAGGCGCGCCTAA